GGAGTTGCTGCACAGTTCTCACCCCCATGACTCTGGGAACCCCCCACAGCTGTGCTCCCCAAGGACAATTTTGGGGGAAGCTGTGACCGGACACACCAAACCCTCAGAGCCCAACAGGCCGACCCTATCGGCCCTGGGGCCACATATCATTCCGTCTCCTCGCCTGTTGCGCCACTCCTGAGCATCTTCTCCCCTGCTGCACCACTCCCTAGCAACACTTCACCTACCACAACGCTCTCCAGGGCCTCCCCGGCCACATCACCTCCCAGGGCCTCCTCGGCAACAAGATTCCCCAGGACCCTTGCAGCCAAAGCATCTTCTGACAATGCCGTCTCCTCGGCCACCGTTCCTGTCTCCATGACCCAGAATGGGTCAGCCACTGTTCATGCCTCCATGACCCAGGTGGGGTCAATTTCCGTTCCTCCCACCCCGATGCGGAAGTAGTCTACTACCGTTCTTCTCCTGCCCACGCAAACTAGATGGGGTCAACCATGGCTCCCAACCCCACTACCCGGCTGGGGATGACCATGGCTCCTGCCCCTGCAACTCAGAAGATCACTCACGGCCTGTCAGCCAGTCCCCACAGCCCCGCCGGTCCACTCGGCCCGTCTGCTGGCCCCTGCAGCCCGTCCACAGGCTCCACCGGTCCTCACGGTCTGTCTTCGGACTTCTCCGGTCCCCACAGAGACTGCAGTGCCTGCCTGTGGGCCAGGAACTGAAACTGAAATTTCCCTAATTTTTTTAACAATACCAATTGGCATAatagaaaatgtattttatttctctAATAAATGTCTAAAATCCGTGTAACAAGTCGAGTTTGTGGTATAAACAGCCCGTGATCCATCCTGGGAAGATTCAGTTCACCTGCTACTCATTACCCCACCCCTTTCACGACTACTTAAACTTCCACTTCACAGTTCCGGATTGCGATGTATTATTGCTATGCCACATACCGAGTGTTTTACCCAAGCGATTGTCTCTCCATGTACTGACCTCTgttctcctcctagacctcgttccCTGCCTAGCCCTACTGTACCTTCTGGCCTCTGTCTTCCCAGCATGACCCTGGACCATTCTGACATTGTTTGCAGCACCCCTGTGCATCATTCTCTAAATATTTAAGTGCTGTATATTCGATCTATTAATAAAAGTGGcatttggatccttgtctgcctgctTAATATGTTACAGTTTGCTTGATTTAAGATGGGATGAGTGAATTCAgacgaacacacattaaaggaATTAAGCAAACCAACAAAAACACTaattaaataaacaataatGAAACATGAAATTTGAATCTTTTAATTGGATAGAACGATACAATTGATTTATTGACTATTGATTGAAATTAATTCCTGCATTTCTGCTCTGCACTCTATAACCCACACTATTGAATTTATAATCTGGTATGAATACATCAGGTATACAGTGAGGAAAGCACATGTCTTGGATCACGCATATTCAATAGCTTTTGTTTTCACAATGGGGCAAATAATTCCTGTAGGACAGGAAGAATTTCCACACTAGAAAGTGTGTTTATCTGGTATTTTATTGAGTCTGGTGGAATTTAGGGTCATAGTTTCTTAGTCAGAAACAACATGCTAGCGGGATCGTACTTTCCTAATCAGTGGACTTTATGGCACTTTCAGTGTGACACTAGGTAAACCATTTTATGGCTTTGTTGCTTGACATCTTGGTTTCTGTGTGTGGGCCATGGATGAGAGAAAGTTCATTTTGACCAGATCAGAGTTTTAGAttaaagcttctttttttttatccatTGATGCAAAGCCAGTGTTCATGGATTTTCAATCAATACcattatgttttttttaactTGTAGTAAGCTCATGAGTAAATTGCATCATCAGGGAGCTGCTACATCATTGTCAACTAAATAACAAAACTTTGGATATATAAGCATGGGTACCACGCATGAAAAGCAACTGATGCGTGGTACCCATGCTTATAGTCATGTAGTCAGCACTACAATGCCACAGAAATGAACATCAGATGGTTACGTACGTTATGGAGATATatgcagaaagaaaaaaaatcattaagaACATTCATTAAGAACATGAATTCTTTGTTAATTGATGcttatacattttaaatgatagCAGTCTGATTTTGTATCTAAATGGACTGAGAACGACTGATGGAAAATTCATCCACAGAGTTCGTATTTGTACTTCATGGACTGAATGACACaatgacaaacaaacaaatttactTTGCATTTGGTCTTATTGTGTACATAATTACACTGTTTGTAAATTTGCTGCTAGTCATAACAATTATTCTGGATAAGACACTTTGTGAACCTATGTATCTGTTTATATGCAGTTTATTTCTAAATGGAATATGTGGTGCTTCTGCTTTCTATCCAAAGATTCTTTCTGATCTTCTATCAGACTCATCAATCATTTCATATATACCTTGTCAGACACAAACATATGTAATTTTCTTTTATACTTTGTGTGAAATCACATGTCTAACAGTCATGGCATATGACAGGTATGTAGCTATTTGTAAGCCTTTGGAATATCTCACCATTATGACATATAAGAAGGTTGGGAAACTGCTGGCTTTTAGTTGGCTCTTCTCCTTACTGCAGACAGCCATCATGACAGTGATGACAGCCAGTTTGCCTTTAtgtggtaatgacattgacaaaCTTTACTGTTCAGTCGTGGATATTGTTATACTATCTTGCACAGATGTGACTATAATTGATGTGTATGGGAATATTCTAACACTTTCTCTTGTTGCTCAAATAACTTTTATAATTAcgtcatatatttatataatcagAACCTCTTTAAAATCCAAGACAGGGAGGGTTAAATTTATGCAGACATGTATTCCCCATTTAATCACCCTCACCAATTTCACTGTTGGCCTATTCTTTGATCTTTCACATTCTCGCTATATCAAAAGTCAGTCACAGCAAGCTCTGCACAATATATTGGGTATGGAGTTTCTTGTTTTGCCTCCGCTCCTAAATCCCATAATATATGGAATTAATCTAACCCAGATGCGGCGCCAGTTTGTGAAACTCTACGTGAACAAATTTAATGCACTGAGACAGGGCTGATATCTGTGCCAAAAAGCCCTCTGCCTTAATCTAGGCATAATTTTCTTAGCTTTAGAGCAGAGAACA
This sequence is a window from Brachyhypopomus gauderio isolate BG-103 chromosome 16, BGAUD_0.2, whole genome shotgun sequence. Protein-coding genes within it:
- the LOC143477391 gene encoding olfactory receptor 4E1-like, with translation MTNKQIYFAFGLIVYIITLFVNLLLVITIILDKTLCEPMYLFICSLFLNGICGASAFYPKILSDLLSDSSIISYIPCQTQTYVIFFYTLCEITCLTVMAYDRYVAICKPLEYLTIMTYKKVGKLLAFSWLFSLLQTAIMTVMTASLPLCGNDIDKLYCSVVDIVILSCTDVTIIDVYGNILTLSLVAQITFIITSYIYIIRTSLKSKTGRVKFMQTCIPHLITLTNFTVGLFFDLSHSRYIKSQSQQALHNILGMEFLVLPPLLNPIIYGINLTQMRRQFVKLYVNKFNALRQG